From one Tsukamurella tyrosinosolvens genomic stretch:
- the dapA gene encoding 4-hydroxy-tetrahydrodipicolinate synthase: protein MQLTGLHVPLVTPFAADGTVDLASLERLAHDTLADGADGLVALGTTGEPATLTPAERVAVIDRIGGVCTEHRAVFTVGAGSNATADTADALGGIDPRADFALVVVPYYTRPSEAGVVEHYRRIAAASPVPLIVYDIPQRTGRTLSLDTLLDLAAIDGVGGFKHAAGAVTETTVRLLAAINTSTPGAVSVLAGDDPFAAAVLALGGHGAISASANVAAGEFAALLAAWREHRLEEARVIGGALAGLSAALFAEPNPTVIKGVLAAQGRIATPAVRLPLLPASDGAVAAAVELVRVTVAA from the coding sequence ATGCAGCTCACCGGCCTCCACGTCCCGCTCGTCACTCCCTTCGCCGCCGACGGCACCGTCGACCTCGCCTCGCTCGAGCGCCTGGCCCACGACACCCTCGCCGACGGTGCCGACGGCCTGGTCGCGCTCGGCACCACCGGCGAGCCCGCGACCCTGACCCCCGCGGAGCGGGTCGCGGTGATCGACCGGATCGGCGGCGTCTGCACCGAGCACCGCGCCGTCTTCACCGTCGGCGCGGGCAGCAACGCCACCGCCGACACCGCCGACGCCCTCGGCGGGATCGACCCGCGGGCCGACTTCGCGCTCGTCGTTGTCCCGTACTACACGCGGCCGTCCGAGGCGGGCGTCGTCGAGCACTACCGCCGGATCGCCGCCGCGAGCCCGGTGCCCCTGATCGTCTACGACATCCCGCAGCGCACCGGTCGCACGCTCTCGCTCGACACGCTCCTCGACCTCGCCGCCATCGATGGAGTGGGCGGGTTCAAGCACGCCGCGGGCGCCGTCACGGAGACGACGGTGCGGCTGCTGGCCGCGATCAACACGTCGACTCCGGGCGCCGTCTCGGTCCTGGCGGGCGACGATCCGTTCGCCGCCGCGGTGCTCGCGCTCGGCGGGCACGGTGCCATCTCGGCCAGCGCGAACGTCGCGGCAGGGGAGTTCGCGGCACTGCTCGCGGCGTGGCGCGAGCACCGGCTCGAGGAGGCCCGCGTCATCGGCGGCGCGCTCGCCGGCCTGTCCGCCGCCCTGTTCGCCGAGCCCAACCCGACGGTGATCAAGGGCGTCCTCGCCGCGCAGGGCCGGATCGCCACGCCCGCCGTGCGCCTCCCGCTGCTCCCCGCCTCCGACGGTGCCGTCGCCGCCGCCGTCGAGCTGGTGCGCGTCACCGTGGCGGCCTGA
- a CDS encoding DUF4153 domain-containing protein, whose translation MTLPPPSHGPTGSWSPARNPVDGPVQAPIPPLRPGEPVRVYGPPLPPESGTDVLFGAFWPDRDVPVRPALLAGAIVVGVLAAVLLPDHGVTSVAGLLVAAALLLAPLTFARNRRSPFTWAVGAIAAGLTSLLVLRAAGWLAALVVLALVPLVFSALSGARTVRDIAVSAALWPLSLLRAAPWAKRTVGTVRRLPIGWPVLRTLALCVAALVVFGALFATGDAVFGSWVQALLPRFDGDELFGRAALAAVVTVLAVGIGYTAINPPGRVLGPTPFADRRALKRFEWLAPLVVVIAMFAGFVAAQATTLWAGHDYVQRTAGVTYAESVHKGFGQLTVATLLALVVVGLTWWAAPRETRSDRLALSVALGTLCALALVVVASALYRMHVYQQAYGFTVLRLVVDAFELWMGLLLILTALAVALRAVAQLPRAAVCSAALVLFGLGVMNPEAWVAEHNVERFRESGKVDVDYLATLGPDARPAIAQLPPDLAQCAVRPRFSDDRSWLDWNLGRSRADAVTIESKRDTDACGDGRSTTR comes from the coding sequence ATGACACTTCCCCCGCCGTCGCACGGGCCGACCGGATCCTGGTCGCCCGCGCGGAACCCCGTCGACGGGCCGGTCCAGGCCCCGATTCCACCGTTGCGGCCGGGTGAGCCTGTCCGCGTGTACGGCCCGCCGTTGCCGCCCGAATCGGGCACCGACGTCCTCTTCGGCGCGTTCTGGCCCGACCGCGACGTGCCAGTGCGGCCGGCTCTGCTGGCGGGGGCGATCGTGGTCGGCGTGCTCGCGGCGGTGCTGCTCCCCGATCACGGCGTCACGTCCGTGGCCGGCCTCCTGGTGGCCGCGGCGCTGCTGCTCGCGCCGCTCACGTTCGCCAGGAACCGGCGCTCGCCCTTCACGTGGGCGGTGGGCGCGATCGCGGCCGGCCTGACGTCGCTTCTGGTCCTGCGGGCCGCGGGATGGCTGGCCGCCCTGGTGGTGCTGGCCCTAGTGCCGCTGGTGTTCTCGGCGCTCTCGGGGGCGCGGACGGTGCGCGACATCGCCGTCAGCGCCGCGCTCTGGCCGCTGTCGCTGCTCCGGGCCGCGCCCTGGGCAAAGCGCACCGTCGGCACGGTCCGCCGGCTGCCGATCGGCTGGCCGGTGCTGCGGACCCTCGCGCTGTGCGTCGCCGCGCTCGTGGTCTTCGGCGCGCTGTTCGCGACGGGCGACGCGGTCTTCGGGTCATGGGTGCAGGCGCTGCTCCCCCGGTTCGACGGCGACGAACTCTTCGGGCGGGCGGCGCTCGCGGCGGTCGTCACCGTGCTCGCCGTCGGCATCGGGTACACCGCGATCAACCCGCCCGGCCGCGTTCTCGGTCCCACACCGTTCGCGGACCGGCGCGCGCTCAAGCGGTTCGAGTGGCTCGCACCCCTCGTGGTCGTCATCGCCATGTTCGCCGGTTTCGTCGCGGCGCAGGCCACCACCTTGTGGGCCGGCCACGACTACGTCCAGCGCACCGCGGGCGTCACCTACGCCGAGTCGGTGCACAAGGGATTCGGCCAGCTCACCGTCGCGACGCTCCTCGCGCTCGTCGTCGTGGGGCTGACCTGGTGGGCGGCACCGCGGGAGACGCGCTCCGATCGGCTCGCGCTGTCCGTCGCGCTCGGGACGCTGTGCGCCCTCGCGCTCGTCGTGGTCGCCTCCGCGCTGTACCGGATGCACGTCTACCAGCAGGCCTACGGCTTCACGGTGCTGCGGCTCGTGGTCGACGCCTTCGAACTGTGGATGGGACTCCTGCTGATCCTCACCGCGCTCGCGGTCGCACTGCGCGCCGTGGCGCAGCTGCCCCGGGCCGCGGTGTGCTCAGCGGCGCTCGTCCTGTTCGGTCTCGGCGTGATGAATCCGGAGGCGTGGGTCGCCGAGCACAACGTCGAGCGGTTCCGGGAGTCCGGCAAGGTCGACGTCGACTACCTCGCCACCCTCGGCCCCGACGCCCGACCCGCGATCGCCCAGCTCCCGCCCGACCTCGCGCAGTGTGCCGTCCGGCCGCGGTTCTCCGACGACCGGTCCTGGCTCGACTGGAACCTCGGCCGCAGCCGCGCCGACGCCGTGACGATCGAATCCAAGCGCGACACGGACGCGTGCGGGGACGGGCGTTCGACGACGCGGTGA